The window CTAAGGTACAAGGgggcctcattttcaaagcacttagacttacaaagttccacaggttactgcTTCCAGGGGATCCAGGGAGTGAAATCGCAGTATGCCAGCTTAGGGTTCTTGAGTCTATTACAACAACGACATTGGTTACCAACTGAACAAAGACTCATACACAAGCTCTTGACTCCTACATTCAAGGCTTTTTGGAAAACATTACCTCAGTATCTCCCTACCCTCACTATTCCATACTCCCTACCACAATTACTCTGTATGCTAAACAGTTATTGTCTGGTCCTTCTAAACCTTAAACAAGCCAGTTTAGAAGTCACCCGACAGCGTTCTTTTTATTTTACAGCTCCATTCTACTAGAACTCTCTTCCCCAAGATTTACAAGCAGGCTCCTCTCAAACACTGGAGGAGATGTAATAATGGAAATGAAGTCTTCATTGCAAGAAAACAGAAATGActcagcagctgtgtttcggcgcccaagcgccttcctcaggagtcttatgatgtatgGCTGATTATGAAAAACAGTTATCTTTATTAAATCAATACACACAAATGATATCAATCTAATCTGTAATAGTGGGCAAGTAGACGTTGAGCAGAGACCGAGTGGTGGCACAGTGTACTCCAGAGGGCATTTCCCTGGCTCCTGCAGCTGGTGAATTTGTCTTGCATGCATTGCATCATTCTGCAGTCCTCTTCTGAAGGCTTTCTTTAGGattgaatagtgcttagtgcagggAACCATGAcaacatttacaccaacgaaaccttGGTGTGAATCACCGTGACCCTTTATTCTCTATCAATGCGCGTAAATTAAAGGAATACCCTATTTCCACCCATGACGCTCCCATAGCTGCATCCCCTTTTTGGACCTTACGTGCACAAATtaaaattaattccaattagcacaaatacttgcttgttaagatctcactgaccactgctggctgaatttcGACCCCCTAAGTGTTCTGGTGCATAACTGCAAAAggagtgcaattcaggcaggtcATTGGGTGTTGTGATATTACAGCGCACAGGTGCCGGCCTGCTGCATTTAATTGCGCCATTTATACCTGCCATAGAGCAATCGTAACAGCAGAACTGCCCTTGGTTGCCCAGTGATTGACTAGTGTGTAAATGTTTccgtgcagatctgaaaagggggcataacgATGGGAGGGTCAGGGACGGATCAAGGCTGTTCCCTTAAAATGTACGCAGTGTTATAGGATTAGGGAACCTGCGCCCAATTTTTCGTGCTGAGATTTAcagctggtttcagttggtgtaaatcctcacgctcAAAGCTGGCTGTAGGTTCTAGCGTTatgcgcaattctataaatgacagcCATCCTTAACCACTCTTTAGAAAATACCATATAGCGCTGATTTTTGTCGCCATGTAGTGAATCCAGCCCTACGTGCATAACTGTGTGTCCCGGCCAGACTCCACTTGTATATAACCCCCGTCGACAAACTCTGCGCTTTCAAAGAGATACATGTGGCAGTATTGTAGGCATTTCGATTCCATAtttgatattgatttgatatatcGCATATCAATATAAAATAACTAAGCAGTTTCCAAGAAAAAAAACTTGGGGGAAATAAAAACAACAAGCACAAGACATCTGGGGAGAGGATGATAGAAAGGTAAGGGAGGGGTTAGGACAGAAAGTAAACGTTACAATTTCTAGGTAAAGAAACACAGGATAGAGAACAAACCACAGGTTACACAGATAAGTCCAGTTAGGTACTCAATACACAATTATTATTCTCTTGGAAGGTGACAGTATATAGTTTGCAGATAAATGTTTGCAtagctgtggaggagtggcctagtggttagagcaccggtcttgcaatccagaggtggccggttcaaatcccactgctgctccttggccaagtcacttaaccctctattgcctcaggtacaaacttagattgtgagccctcctgggacagagaaatatccagtgtagctgaatgtaactcaacttggaactactactgaaaaggagtGAGCATTATAGAAATATTATATAATCTACATGGAATCTTTCACAATTAGTTATGAgtatttacatcagctctatggcctGTGTGATGCTGTCCTTTCATTCTAGGTAAGGGTTTGATATGTTATGTTAGTGatctataaagaaaagcaggtacatcgcaggctcccttttacagAACTGCCTTCCGCATGCACAGGGAGGGTCCTGTTTGCTAACCTGTGGTAAGATTTTATAGTTTGCAGATGTTAATTGTCACAATTCACACTGAGGCTTTGCTGGTGCAAGAATTGTTCCTACTAAATGGGAAGGAatcactgaaaatccaggtaggATCCAGTCAGTAGGAGCTTTCTGGGAAGGAGCTGCCCTTACCTGAATAACTCCTTCTGAATGTCAATCCCCCGATGTTTAGAAAAGGTATGAAACATTTttctcagggctccttttacctcTCTGTTTTTCAGGCCATAAATAACAGGATTAAACATAGGAATTAAAATGTTATATAACACTGCAAAAAGTTTGTTCTGATCCAGTGACTGCATGGACGTAGGTCTGATGTACAAACACATTATAGTCCCATAGAAGAGAATAACGACCGTCaggtgggaggagcaggtggagaaggctttgCGTCTCCCCTCCGTGGACTGGATCCTCAGGATGGTGGAGATGATGTAAGCGTAAGATGTCAGGGTTGTCGTAAAGCAGGGAAGTCCCATCAGAGCAGCGGCAATTAAGCTCATACTTTCAACAGTGTATGTCCTGCTGCAAGACAATGTCAGCAGAGCCGACAGATCACAGAAGAAGTGGTTAATCTCATTCGATGCACAGTAAGAGAAATGTGATATGAGGACGGTGTGTATTACTGGGTCCAGGAACCCAATGACCCAGGACCCTGCTGCCATCAACACACAGacttttacatttattataacagCATAATGAAGCGGGTGGCATACTGCCACATAGCGATCATAAGCCATGACTGTAAGCAGAAAGAATTCTACAGATGCCAACGCAAGGAAAAAATGCATCTGTGTAAAACAGCCCTTTACGGAAACATGCTGCCCCTTCCTTAAAAAAATATCCATTAGTTTGGGGAGAGTGACTGAGGTGGAAGAGATATCAAGGAAGGACAAGTTGCAGAGGAAAAAGTACATGGGGGTGTGCAGACGAGGGTCCAGGCACGTCACGGTTattatagtgaggttccccatcaGGACGATCAGGTAAATCAgtaaaaacagaaggaaaagggGGATTTGCAGCTCTGGAAATTCAGGAAACCCCAGAAtgatgaa is drawn from Microcaecilia unicolor chromosome 14, aMicUni1.1, whole genome shotgun sequence and contains these coding sequences:
- the LOC115457403 gene encoding olfactory receptor 1019-like, with translation MEEENITTVTEFIILGFPEFPELQIPLFLLFLLIYLIVLMGNLTIITVTCLDPRLHTPMYFFLCNLSFLDISSTSVTLPKLMDIFLRKGQHVSVKGCFTQMHFFLALASVEFFLLTVMAYDRYVAVCHPLHYAVIINVKVCVLMAAGSWVIGFLDPVIHTVLISHFSYCASNEINHFFCDLSALLTLSCSRTYTVESMSLIAAALMGLPCFTTTLTSYAYIISTILRIQSTEGRRKAFSTCSSHLTVVILFYGTIMCLYIRPTSMQSLDQNKLFAVLYNILIPMFNPVIYGLKNREVKGALRKMFHTFSKHRGIDIQKELFR